A genomic segment from Truepera sp. encodes:
- a CDS encoding M48 family metalloprotease — protein sequence MQQFDPDVVGTRPDPGVDHAALSGHVQKLGDQFTVPGTGRKINLLDYEAANKRSTWLLALVTMALLAAAAYLLAQAVEPTAALFFIGVAVLVGFGQAAVGFYFSDQIALAASGARVATAEEHRYLLNVSEAVAIGAGVPMPKVYVIDSPAPNAFATGRDPQHASIAVTTGLLQLLERQELEGVVAHELAHVRNYDIRFMSMLVATLGALLVLRDMVMRWGMYGGLYGSGGSRRSSSRRSGDGGGGKGQGLALVLLLVLLVIGPLVGALLRFAVSRRREFLADATGAYITRNPEGLALALEKLRNYPGPRLEVSEGVRHMFIVNPAMQLGGEGGLFSTHPPIEERIRRLRNM from the coding sequence ATGCAGCAGTTCGATCCCGACGTGGTCGGCACGCGCCCGGACCCGGGTGTGGATCACGCTGCGCTCAGCGGCCACGTGCAGAAGCTGGGCGACCAGTTCACCGTTCCCGGGACGGGCCGCAAGATCAACCTGCTCGATTACGAGGCGGCCAACAAGCGCAGCACGTGGCTGCTGGCCCTCGTCACGATGGCGTTGCTGGCCGCCGCCGCATACCTGCTGGCGCAGGCCGTGGAACCCACCGCGGCGCTCTTCTTCATCGGGGTTGCGGTGCTCGTCGGCTTCGGTCAGGCGGCGGTGGGGTTCTACTTCTCCGACCAGATCGCCCTTGCCGCCTCCGGGGCCCGGGTGGCCACCGCGGAGGAGCACCGCTACCTGCTGAACGTTTCAGAGGCCGTGGCCATAGGGGCCGGCGTTCCCATGCCCAAGGTCTACGTCATCGACTCGCCGGCGCCCAACGCCTTCGCCACCGGCCGCGACCCGCAACACGCCTCCATAGCGGTCACCACCGGCCTGCTGCAGCTGTTGGAGCGCCAGGAACTGGAGGGCGTGGTGGCTCACGAGCTGGCCCACGTGCGCAACTACGACATCCGCTTCATGTCGATGCTCGTCGCCACCCTCGGCGCGCTGCTGGTGCTGCGCGACATGGTCATGCGTTGGGGCATGTACGGCGGGCTGTACGGCAGTGGCGGCTCGCGGCGTTCCAGCTCCAGACGCTCCGGCGACGGTGGCGGGGGCAAGGGCCAGGGCCTCGCGCTCGTCCTCCTGCTGGTGTTGCTCGTCATCGGCCCGCTGGTCGGCGCGCTGCTGCGGTTCGCGGTCAGCCGCCGCCGCGAGTTCCTCGCGGACGCCACCGGCGCCTACATCACGCGCAACCCCGAGGGGTTGGCGCTGGCGCTGGAGAAGCTGCGCAACTACCCGGGCCCTCGCCTCGAGGTGAGCGAGGGCGTGAGGCACATGTTCATCGTGAACCCCGCCATGCAACTCGGCGGCGAGGGCGGCCTGTTCTCGACCCACCCGCCCATCGAGGAGCGGATCAGGCGCCTGCGCAACATGTGA